A genomic stretch from Oreochromis aureus strain Israel breed Guangdong linkage group 17, ZZ_aureus, whole genome shotgun sequence includes:
- the LOC116334287 gene encoding endoplasmic reticulum-Golgi intermediate compartment protein 2-like: MRRLSRKKALSLVKELDAFPKVSESYVETSASGGTVSLLAFSAMALLAVLEFFVYRETWMKYEYSVDKDFSSKLRINIDITVAMKCQHVGADILDLAETMITSNGLQYEPVIFELTPQQRLWQRTLLLIQNRLREEHALQEVLYKTLLKGAPTALPPREDASMEPLNACRIHGHVYVNKVAGNLHITVGKPIHHPQGHAHIAAFVSHETYNFSHRIDHLSFGEELPGIINPLDGTEKITYNNNQMFQYFITVVPTKLNTYKISADTHQFSVTERERVINHAAGSHGVSGIFVKYDTSSLMVTVSEQHMPLWQFLVRLCGIIGGIFSTTGMLHGLVGFCFDVVCCRFKLGLYRPGEDAQLHQMNNLNHHHTPLLADNPPR; this comes from the exons ATGAGGCGTCTGTCAAGAAAGAAAGCGCTGAGCCTGGTGAAGGAGCTGGACGCCTTCCCCAAAGTGTCAGAGAGCTACGTGGAGACATCGGCGTCAGGAGGAACAG TGTCACTTTTAGCGTTTAGTGCCATGGCACTTCTGGCTGTCTTAGAGTTCTTTGTTTATCGAGAGACTTGGATGAAGTATGAATATTCGGTCGACAAGGATTTTTCCAG TAAATTGAGAATAAACATTGACATAACAGTCGCCATGAAATGCCAGC ATGTGGGAGCAGATATTCTGGACCTGGCTGAAACCATGATCACATCTAATGGCCTGCAGTATGAACCT GTTATTTTTGAGCTGACCCCGCAACAAAGACTGTGGCAAAG GACGCTGCTTCTCATACAGAACAGGCTGAGAGAGGAGCACGCTTTGCAGGAAGTTCTTTACAAAACTCTCCTGAAAGGAGCACCCACTGCTCTGCCACCACG GGAGGATGCCTCCATGGAGCCCCTCAATGCCTGCAGGAtacatggacatgtctacgtCAACAAGGTAGCAGGAAACCTGCACATCACTGTTGGAAA GCCTATTCACCATCCTCAGGGTCACGCACACATTGCAGCTTTTGTGAGCCACGAAA CGTACAATTTCTCCCATCGAATAGACCATTTGTCTTTTGGGGAGGAGTTACCAGGCATCATCAATCCTCTGGACGGCACAGAGAAAATCACCTATAACA ATAACCAGATGTTCCAGTACTTCATTACAGTGGTGCCCACGAAACTGAACACATACAAGATATCCGCAGACACACACCAGTTCTCTGTGACCGAGCGA GAACGGGTGATAAACCACGCCGCGGGCAGTCACGGTGTTTCTGGCATCTTCGTCAAGTATGACACCAGCTCTCTGATGGTGACGGTCAGCGAGCAGCATATGCCGCTCTGGCAGTTCCTGGTGCGACTGTGTGGTATAATCGGGGGCATATTCTCCACCACAG GGATGCTTCACGGGCTCGTCGGCTTCTGTTTTGATGTCGTCTGCTGCCGCTTCAAACTGGGACTCTACAGGCCCGGAGAG GATGCACAGCTGCACCAGATGAATAATCTGAACCACCACCATACTCCTCTGCTGGCTGACAATCCCCCTCGGTAG